The genomic window ATCCACCCCTCAGCGGGCCTTTCCATATATCCCCTGCAGCCCGCACGGCCCTGGGCCTCCTGTCCACCCGGTGGTGGCTTCGACCAGCATGTCCATCCTGGCCGCCTTCTTCGTCACCGCCCCGGGCCTCTGCGGCCTCTGGCGTTGCCCGGCGCAGCCTTGGGCTTCGGGGCCACTTCCCGCCGCCGGGTTCAGTCCCCCAACAACTCCGCCACAAAGGCGGGCACCAGCTCCGTGGCCTTGCCGACGCGCTGCTCCTGGAAGGCGTCGGCCACGAGGCTGGGCTCGAGGTTGAGCTCCACGGTGCGGGCGCCGGGGGCGGCGGCCTCCACGAAGCCCGCGGCGGGATACACATGGCCGCTGGTGCCGATGGCAGCGAAGAGGGCGCAGCGATCCAGGGCCTGGTAGATGCGCTCCATCTCCAGGGGCATCTCGCCGAACCAGACGATGTGGGGGCGCAGCCGGCCGCGCCGGCAGGTGGGGCAGTGGTCGTCGGCATCCAGGTCGCCGGGCCAGGCCACCACGGCGCGGCAGGCGAGGCAGCGGGCCTTGAGCAGCTCGCCGTGCATGTGCAGCAGGTTCTTCGAGCCGGCCCGGTCATGGAGGTCATCGACATTCTGCGTGACCAGCAGGACCTCGCCGGGCCACTCGCGCTCGAACCGCGCCAGGGCCACATGGGCGGCATTGGGCTGGACCGCCGCCAGGCTCCGCCGGCGCTCGTTGTAGAAGCGGTAGACCAGGGCCGGGTTCCGGTGGAAGGCCTCGGGCGTGGCCACATCCTGCACCCGGTGGTTCTCCCACAACCCGTCCGCTGCGCGGAAGGTCCGCAGCCCGCTCTCCGCGGAGATGCCCGCGCCGGTGAGGATGACGATGGTGGCATCGCGGGAAAGGGTCATGGGGACTCCTGACCAGTTGAAAAGCCGAATGGCCAACGGATGGCCACCAAGGCACCAAGAAAGGCCGGGCTACTTCTTTCCTTGGTGCCTGGGGGGTGAGCTTGGCAGTCCTTCCTCTTTTCGGAGGTCGAGCGCGCGGCCGTCCACGGTTCCGGGCTGGATCCCCAGCTCCCGCGCCAGGGTGGGGGCGAGGTCCACGGTGCGGACGGGGCTGGGCCGCTCGCCCCCCTTCCAGGGACCCCAGAAGATGAGGGGCACGCGGCGGTCGTAGGCATAGGGAGTGCCGTGACCCGTGGCCCATTCGACGGGCGGCACGCCGAAGACCACCCAGGGTTTGAAGGCCACCAGCACATCGCCGCTGCGGTCCGCGCGGAAGCTGCGCCGCAGCAGCACGCGCAGGCTGCTGTCCCGGGGGCTCCCGGTGGCGCTGGGGTCGGTGGCGGCCAGGTCCTCGGCGGTGAAGGCGTCGGCCACCTCGGGCCGGGCCCGCAGCCAGGCCTGCATCCGCGCGAGCACAGCCTTCCGGTCGAGGCCCGTGGCCTTCAGGGCGCCCTCCCGCAGGTAGAGCGAGTTGGGCTCGGGCGATTCCAGGATGAGATCGGCGTCCACCTTGAAGGTGGCCTTGAGCTCGGCGCGCAGCTCATTCAGGAAGATGGGCGGGTTCACGCGCCGGGCGGGGAAGCCCTGGTCCGACAGGGCTTCGGGCAGGTCCATGCCGCCGTGATCGGCGCTGAGGATCACCCAGGCCCCACGATCGCGGCGACGCACGACTTCGAGCAGGCGGCCCAGGGTGCGATCCAGGCGGTGCAGCTGGTCCCGCATCTCCGTGCCCAGGATGCCGTAGCTGTGGCCGATGTAGTCCGTGGCGGAGAAGCTCAGGGCCAGCAGATCCGTGGCCGGACCCTGACCCAGCTTCTCGGCGTCCATCAGCGCCTCGGCGGCCTCCAGGGTGACCTCATCGAGGAAGGGGGACTTGCGGAAGCGGGCCTCGAAGGTTTTGTCGAGGGGCATGCCCGCGCCCTGGATGAGGCGTGGCAGGGCGCCGTTGCGGATCACCTGTCCTGGGAAGGTCCAGGTGGCCACGCGACCCTCGGGCGTGCCGGGAGTCTTGGTCCACAACCAGCTCCGGGTGGCGAACCGCGCCTGCAGCTCACCATCGAAGCGCAGCAGCCACTCGGGCAGGCGCTCGGCATAGGTGGTGGAGGTGCCGAAGCCGGCTGCTCCGCTGAACCAGTAGGCGGCGGTGGGCTTGCGGCCGGCCATCAAGATCGCGGCCCGGTCCTTGCCCGAGACGGCGAAGGCGCGGCTGCCGGGGACCTGCGCCTGGAGCCAGTCGCCCAGCCCATCACCCAGGAAGCGGGCATTGGAAGAGCCCCAGAGGCCTGTGGCGGGGAGTGGCTTGGCGGCGGCATCCTCGACGCAGTACACCAGGCGGTCCGCTCTGCGGTCGAACCAGCGGTTCTCCACGATGCCGGTGTTGGCCGGGAAGCGCCCCGACAGGAGCACGGAATGGCCCGGGCCCGTCTCCGTGAAGCCGTGGTCGTGGTAGGCCTCGGTGAAGAAGACGCCCTCCTTGGACAGCCGCGCGAGGCCGCCGGTCAGCTCGGGGCCGTAGGTCTGCATCAGCTCGGCGGAGAGCTGGTCCACGGACACGACCACCACCAGGCGGGGCCGGGTCGGCAGGGTCGGAGCTGGGGACTTCTGGGCGAGGAGGGGGGCCGGGGCGAGGACGGGAACCAGGGTCAGGAGAGCGGGGAGCCCACGCATCAGAACGACACCCCCACGCCGAAGGTCCACAGGCGCTCGAACTCCTGGCCGCTGCCCTGGGCGGCGAAGTAGGTGGCCAGGTCGGAGGCGCTGCCCACCTTCACGGGGCGGTCCTTGGTGACGGGCTGCTGGTAGCTGGCGGCCAGGTAGGGGTGGACCACCACGGAGGGGATGCGCCAGCGGGCGCCCACCCGCAGCCAGGTGCGGCTCAGGTCCTTGGCGCTGCCGGCCCCGGCCGTGTCCACGGTGTAGCGCTGGAAGCGCTGGATGAGGCCGATCTCGCCGGCGATCCCCACGAAGGGCACCCACAGCTGGGCGTTCAAGCCAAGGCCCGCGCCCTGCTGCTTCAGCTTTGTGCCCTGGGCGGTGGCGCCCGTGGCCAGGCGGCCGTCGGCCGTGAACTGGGAGTATTCAAGACCGCCTTCGAGCTTGAGCAGGGGGCCCACCTGGAAGATCTGGTGGTTGACGGAGGCGATGAAGCCCTTGCCCGTGTCGAAGTCACCCGCCGCCAGCTGCCCCGTGCCGGAGATCAGGGTCTGGGGCAGGTTCTGGCCGGAGGGCCGCGGCAGCTCCAGGCGCAGGTCCCACTGAGCGCAGAGGGGTGCGGTGGCGGCGGCGAGGCAGAGGGGCAGGAGGGTGAGACGCATCAGAGGCTCCAGCGAAACCTCCGATCATACCGTCTGCAAGTGCCAGACCTGCAGCGGCGCGTAACATCCCTGGGGCCGGCTCTCGAAGAGCGCGAACCGGTCCGCCGCAAAGGTCGCAGGGGTCGGCGCCGTGGATCCGGCGAGGGGTCGAGTCTGGCGAAACCTCGCCAGGGTGAGGTGGGCCCGGAACGGGGGAGCCTCGAAGGGGTCTCCGGCGGCGCCCAGGGTATGGCGCAAGTCCGCGGCCAGGGCCTCCAGCGCAGGGGAGGGCTCCAGGCCCAGCCAGAGCACCCGCGCCGCGCCGAAGCTCGGAAAGCCGCCGAGCCCCGCCGTGCGGAGGAGGAAGGCCTTCCGGCGCCCGGCCACGGCTTCGCCCACCGCGCCGAGATGGGGCAGGGCCTCCTCGGCACACTCACCGAGGAAGGCCAAGGTGAGGTGGAGCCCCTCGGGCCTGCACCAGCGCGCGCCAGCCATTGCGCCCTCCCCCGCGTCCCCCGGTAACAGGCTCTGCCAGCGGCCCAGGGCCTCCTGCAGCGGGGGCAGCAGGGGCAGGGCGAAGAAGAGGCGCCGCCGGCCTACTTCCACTTGATGCTGCAGCCGCGGCTGGGGATCTGCTCCGCCGCCACGGGCCGGCCCGCCAAGAGGGCCTCGG from Geothrix sp. includes these protein-coding regions:
- the cobB gene encoding Sir2 family NAD+-dependent deacetylase, whose protein sequence is MTLSRDATIVILTGAGISAESGLRTFRAADGLWENHRVQDVATPEAFHRNPALVYRFYNERRRSLAAVQPNAAHVALARFEREWPGEVLLVTQNVDDLHDRAGSKNLLHMHGELLKARCLACRAVVAWPGDLDADDHCPTCRRGRLRPHIVWFGEMPLEMERIYQALDRCALFAAIGTSGHVYPAAGFVEAAAPGARTVELNLEPSLVADAFQEQRVGKATELVPAFVAELLGD
- a CDS encoding alkaline phosphatase family protein; the protein is MRGLPALLTLVPVLAPAPLLAQKSPAPTLPTRPRLVVVVSVDQLSAELMQTYGPELTGGLARLSKEGVFFTEAYHDHGFTETGPGHSVLLSGRFPANTGIVENRWFDRRADRLVYCVEDAAAKPLPATGLWGSSNARFLGDGLGDWLQAQVPGSRAFAVSGKDRAAILMAGRKPTAAYWFSGAAGFGTSTTYAERLPEWLLRFDGELQARFATRSWLWTKTPGTPEGRVATWTFPGQVIRNGALPRLIQGAGMPLDKTFEARFRKSPFLDEVTLEAAEALMDAEKLGQGPATDLLALSFSATDYIGHSYGILGTEMRDQLHRLDRTLGRLLEVVRRRDRGAWVILSADHGGMDLPEALSDQGFPARRVNPPIFLNELRAELKATFKVDADLILESPEPNSLYLREGALKATGLDRKAVLARMQAWLRARPEVADAFTAEDLAATDPSATGSPRDSSLRVLLRRSFRADRSGDVLVAFKPWVVFGVPPVEWATGHGTPYAYDRRVPLIFWGPWKGGERPSPVRTVDLAPTLARELGIQPGTVDGRALDLRKEEGLPSSPPRHQGKK
- the thpR gene encoding RNA 2',3'-cyclic phosphodiesterase, yielding MEVGRRRLFFALPLLPPLQEALGRWQSLLPGDAGEGAMAGARWCRPEGLHLTLAFLGECAEEALPHLGAVGEAVAGRRKAFLLRTAGLGGFPSFGAARVLWLGLEPSPALEALAADLRHTLGAAGDPFEAPPFRAHLTLARFRQTRPLAGSTAPTPATFAADRFALFESRPQGCYAPLQVWHLQTV